In Paenibacillus sp. FSL R7-0345, a single window of DNA contains:
- a CDS encoding ABC transporter substrate-binding protein, translated as MLKTVKSISQYVSVLAAFVLMLTACGKEAAPELGSASASSPDLYEVVITYPAFGDVTDVKTVQEEISKITAEKAGATVKLLPVNGSNYANQMNLMLAGSEKLDLVYTSVWFGYESQVSRGQLLPMDDYLKNSGKRILETIPPEAAEAGKLNGETYGVPSVKAWALTPSLVMTKELVDKHGIDINSVKSWSDVSGILQIIKDNEPGITPIVSYTSQETPGLGMLHFDPLGLSPGVLKFEGTDYKLLDIAGTSEFTAMATLMHEWYEKGFFSKDIATSQETGSNLIKAGTAFSYIRNINEVYTESAAAGKELVAAPLESPYMTRNSVASNMMSLARNSKQPDKAIQVLELLYSDEEVINLFTNGVEGKHYVKQDNGLIRKPDGVSSTGYDSNQYAVGNNFLSSIWEGNDPKTWEHMKALNESAVKSRAMGFSFDINPVKAQITAVTNVQNQYDTGFQTGTFDPAELTSYLDKLNSAGVDTIIAEKQKQLDEWLKNK; from the coding sequence ATGTTGAAAACAGTTAAAAGCATCTCGCAGTACGTGTCCGTGTTGGCGGCATTTGTTCTTATGCTGACTGCCTGCGGTAAAGAAGCAGCGCCGGAATTAGGATCCGCCAGCGCATCAAGTCCGGATCTGTATGAGGTGGTAATCACCTACCCGGCGTTCGGTGATGTGACAGATGTCAAAACGGTACAAGAGGAGATCAGCAAAATTACAGCTGAAAAGGCCGGGGCAACGGTCAAGCTGCTTCCAGTCAACGGGTCGAACTATGCCAACCAGATGAATTTGATGCTGGCCGGCAGTGAGAAGCTGGACCTGGTCTATACCAGCGTCTGGTTTGGCTATGAATCCCAGGTGAGCAGGGGGCAGCTGCTTCCAATGGACGATTATCTCAAGAATTCCGGCAAAAGGATTCTGGAGACGATTCCGCCGGAAGCGGCGGAAGCCGGGAAGCTAAACGGGGAGACCTACGGTGTTCCGAGCGTGAAGGCATGGGCACTAACTCCAAGTCTTGTCATGACCAAAGAATTGGTCGATAAGCATGGGATCGATATTAACAGCGTAAAGAGCTGGAGCGATGTGTCCGGTATTCTGCAGATCATTAAGGACAATGAACCAGGGATAACTCCGATTGTCAGTTACACCTCACAGGAGACCCCGGGGCTTGGAATGCTGCATTTTGATCCGCTGGGATTATCGCCCGGTGTCCTGAAATTCGAAGGTACGGATTACAAGCTTCTTGATATCGCGGGCACCTCCGAGTTCACAGCCATGGCAACCCTCATGCATGAATGGTATGAAAAAGGCTTTTTCAGCAAAGACATCGCAACGTCTCAGGAAACAGGCTCGAACCTGATTAAAGCCGGAACCGCCTTTTCGTATATCCGCAACATTAACGAGGTTTATACCGAATCCGCCGCCGCAGGCAAGGAGCTCGTCGCCGCGCCGCTGGAGTCCCCGTATATGACCAGAAACAGCGTCGCCTCCAACATGATGTCATTGGCACGCAACAGCAAGCAGCCCGATAAGGCAATTCAAGTGCTTGAGCTGCTGTACTCTGACGAAGAGGTAATCAATCTGTTTACAAACGGTGTGGAGGGCAAGCATTACGTGAAGCAAGACAACGGCTTGATCCGTAAGCCGGACGGGGTCTCAAGCACGGGCTATGATTCGAACCAATACGCCGTCGGCAACAACTTCCTGTCTTCTATCTGGGAAGGAAATGATCCAAAGACATGGGAGCATATGAAGGCGCTGAACGAAAGCGCAGTAAAATCAAGGGCGATGGGCTTCAGCTTCGATATCAATCCCGTCAAGGCACAGATTACTGCCGTTACCAATGTGCAGAACCAATATGATACCGGCTTTCAGACGGGAACCTTCGATCCTGCGGAACTGACCTCATATCTCGATAAATTGAATAGCGCAGGAGTCGATACTATTATCGCCGAGAAGCAAAAGCAGCTGGATGAATGGCTTAAAAACAAATAA